The following nucleotide sequence is from candidate division WOR-3 bacterium.
ACTGATATTAAAAAAATAAATGATAGAAATAAAAAGCTACCCTTTAATCGCATTCAAAAATTCATTTTTAATTTCTGATTCCTTAAAATTTCCAAGCATTTTACTTGTTATAAGTTTTGCACTTTTGTTTTTAACTCCCCTTATAACTGTGCATAAATGAGTAGCATCAACAACTATTCCAAAACCTTTTGGTTCAATTTTTTTAAAAAGAAAATCAGCAATCTGGTCAGTTAATCTCTCCTGAACCTGTAATCTCTTTGAAAATACTTCAACAATTCTTGGTATTTTTGAAAGACCTATAAGTTTTTTTTCAGGAATAAAGCCTATGTGAATTTTACCAAAAAAGGGAATCAGGTGATGCTCACATAAACTTGCAAAATCAATATCCTTCACAATAACCATCTGATGGGTATCTGAATAAAATAAAGCCTTTTCAACAATTTTATCTGGATTAATTCTATAGCCTTCTGTAAGTTCCATAAGCATTTTTAAAAATCTTTCAGGAGTAGCTTTAAGCCCTTCCCTTTCAGGGTTTTCACCAATTAATTTTAGAATTTCCTTTATATAATTTTTAAATTTTTCTTCCATTGTTTGAAAAATTTTCCGCTATTTATTTATCATATTTCAATATTTCATGAGTGCTAAATTAATAAATGAGTATGAAAAATTATTCATAGGAACTGCTGGAGTTCCTGAATCTGCAAAGGATTCCTCCACAGAATCAGGAATAATAAGAATAAGGGAACTTAATCTTGATTGTATGGAGGTTGAGTTTGTAAAGGGTGTTAGGATAAAAGAGGAAAGAGCAATAAAGATAAAGAAACTTGCTGAAGAAAATAAAGTTTTTCTATCTATCCATGCTCCTTACTGGATAAATTTAAATACAAAAGAAAAGAGTAAATTTAAAAACAGTTTGAAATATATATACGATTCTGCAAAAATAGGTTATCTTATGGGTGCCTATGAGATATGTTTTCATTCCGCTTATCTCCACGAAGATGATTTAAAAAGTGTAAGAAAAAAAGTAAAAGAAGCACTATTGAATATTCTTGAAAAATTAGATAAGGAAAATATAAAGGTAAGACTTAGACCTGAAACAATGGGAAAACCAACACAATATGCAGATCTTGAAGAATTGCTTGAACTTTCCCTTGAATTTAAAGGTGAAGTTGAACCCTGTCTTGATTTTGCACATCTATATGCAAGGTCTCTTGGTAAGATAAATGGTTATAATGAATTTCTAAAAATTATAGAGGAATATGAAAAGGCACTGGGTAAAGATTCTTTAAAAAGAATGCATATTCATATTTCAGGAATGGAATACGGAGAAAAAGGAGAAAAGAAACATTTAATTTTTAAAGAATCAAAATTCAAGTATAAGGATGTATTAAAGGTTTTAAAGGAAAAAGATGTGAAAGGATTTTTAATTTGTGAGAGTCCTGTGCTTGAAAAGGATGCTTTGATTTTAAAAAGAGAATATAATAAAATTTAAGTTTTTATGATTTCAATTCCCTTTCTTTCTGCTGATCTTTATGCAGAAGCAATTTATTCAATAAAAATTGCAGAAGGTTTATTTTTTAAGTTGAACCCTGATGAGGGATTTTCCAATTTCCCTTCAGGTTATTTGCACCCCTTTATTTATGCTCTTTTATATCTTTTGAGTTTTAAAAACAAAGACCTTTTCATACTCTATACATACGTTTTTAATACTTTTATTTTTATCATAACAATTTTTGTTATTAAAAATTTTTATAGAAAATTTTTCAAAGAAGAAAGTAATATTCCATTTATTCTTTTGATTTTATCAGTTCCTTTTACATTTAATTTTTATCTAACCTTAAATTTTCCCCTTTATACACTTTTCTTTTATCTTTCCCTTTATTTTATTGATAAAAAGAAATTTTTTATTCTTTTTTATTTACTTTTAGTCCTAACAAGACCAGAGGGAATTATTCTTTTTCCTTTTTACATATTATATAAGTTTTATAAAGATAAAGGATTAGGTAATATTTTTTTTATTTTAACTTTAATTTTAATTTCAATTTTTCCATTTTTAATTAATAAAATTTTAACAGGTTATTTTACCACCCTTGCTGTAAGAGCTCAGAGTCTTTTTTTCAACCTTGAATTTAATGCTGCGTTAATAAAAGGTTTTAAAACTTTTTTTAAACATTTGGCAGGAATGTTTTTAGGTTTTCCGATTTTAAATATAAAAATTTCTGAATATCTTTCAAGTATAATTTATCCACCT
It contains:
- the folE gene encoding GTP cyclohydrolase I FolE, producing MEEKFKNYIKEILKLIGENPEREGLKATPERFLKMLMELTEGYRINPDKIVEKALFYSDTHQMVIVKDIDFASLCEHHLIPFFGKIHIGFIPEKKLIGLSKIPRIVEVFSKRLQVQERLTDQIADFLFKKIEPKGFGIVVDATHLCTVIRGVKNKSAKLITSKMLGNFKESEIKNEFLNAIKG
- a CDS encoding TIM barrel protein; this encodes MSAKLINEYEKLFIGTAGVPESAKDSSTESGIIRIRELNLDCMEVEFVKGVRIKEERAIKIKKLAEENKVFLSIHAPYWINLNTKEKSKFKNSLKYIYDSAKIGYLMGAYEICFHSAYLHEDDLKSVRKKVKEALLNILEKLDKENIKVRLRPETMGKPTQYADLEELLELSLEFKGEVEPCLDFAHLYARSLGKINGYNEFLKIIEEYEKALGKDSLKRMHIHISGMEYGEKGEKKHLIFKESKFKYKDVLKVLKEKDVKGFLICESPVLEKDALILKREYNKI